The Borreliella andersonii genome has a segment encoding these proteins:
- a CDS encoding chemotaxis protein CheA, which translates to MEVLDVENEELLGVFFEEAQNLVDTLEENIMSLEDDPNNSDTIDEIFRAAHTLKGSSASLDMMELSDFTHIVEDVFDAIRDGRVNINNDLVDLLLSSLDVIKEMLMLRLDGKVYLNDIGDLKSKLKQFLVIDDQTFIKRFDENLTKNNFYLSGSDLEEIREGLGIGQKVLRISVVFNINSDFDVENGGLKIFNILKNLGSVLHTIPKYEQIIEDKLLKRVDYYLIYSDIEGVKKSLDSSSLIENYLVDEFNVEEELKKLSDKETKDIDSNSNFVLNDNFDFTEDEISDLLFEVENQKLFKVRLDFVKDNPMAIISGLQMLQALKSLGKIFKSIPDSSELLTDKFFDFVIYYLISNTSEDSIVKKINLPDVVSHFEIENVNLESLKNLSLKENDEAPLKENKNIKKNSPISVNLIRIDSKKIDYILNLVSEAVISKSSYNQINSEMIGLFYNFNYFYEYQESFQRNFLIDLKMVFKDAGLTIEDEVESHINSLMNLKMEKTLNDISELRNSFFRLLQNFKMTSGRLSRIITDLHESVLKTRMLPISNIFSRFTRVVRDLSKKLNKIVNLKMEGEETELDKSVIDDLVDPLMHCVRNSMDHGLETVEERVEKGKSKAGTIILRAKNEGNVISIEIEDDGIGIDPKVIRSKLIEKGTIKENTIYSDFELINLIFAPGFSTAAQVTDLSGRGVGLDVVKRSIEKLNGTILVESEVGLGTIFKIKLPLTLVIIQGLLVKSGPETYVIPLNNVLETHRISEHDIRLLENYHEVYNLRDEVISVLRLDKLFNIAKDDSLIEKFLIVVNTSNVKTAIVVDSILGEEDFVVKPIKDKFSSSVGIVGATTLGNGKVVLIIDVFKLFDLRKDTKE; encoded by the coding sequence ATGGAAGTATTAGATGTAGAAAATGAAGAGCTTTTAGGGGTTTTTTTTGAAGAGGCTCAAAATCTTGTAGATACCCTTGAAGAAAATATTATGTCATTAGAGGATGATCCTAATAATTCTGATACTATTGATGAAATATTCAGGGCAGCTCATACTTTAAAAGGAAGCTCCGCTTCTCTTGATATGATGGAGCTATCTGATTTTACCCATATTGTTGAAGATGTTTTTGATGCCATTAGAGATGGTAGGGTAAATATAAACAATGACCTTGTTGATTTGCTTTTAAGTTCATTAGATGTTATTAAGGAAATGCTTATGCTTCGGCTTGATGGAAAAGTTTATTTGAATGACATAGGTGATCTTAAAAGCAAATTAAAGCAATTTTTAGTAATTGATGATCAGACCTTTATTAAGAGGTTTGACGAAAATTTAACTAAAAACAATTTTTATCTTTCAGGATCAGATCTTGAGGAGATAAGAGAAGGGTTGGGAATTGGACAAAAGGTTTTAAGGATCAGTGTTGTTTTTAATATAAATAGTGATTTTGATGTTGAAAATGGTGGGTTAAAAATATTTAATATTTTAAAAAATTTAGGATCTGTACTTCATACAATTCCTAAATATGAGCAAATCATAGAGGATAAATTGTTAAAAAGAGTTGATTATTATCTGATATATTCAGACATAGAGGGTGTGAAAAAAAGTTTAGATTCTTCAAGTTTAATTGAAAACTATTTGGTTGATGAATTTAACGTAGAAGAAGAATTAAAAAAGCTTTCAGATAAAGAGACTAAAGATATTGATTCAAATTCTAATTTTGTTTTAAATGATAATTTTGATTTTACAGAGGATGAGATTTCTGATTTATTGTTTGAAGTTGAAAATCAAAAATTATTTAAAGTTAGATTAGATTTTGTAAAAGACAATCCTATGGCTATTATTAGTGGGCTTCAAATGCTTCAAGCATTAAAAAGTCTTGGTAAAATTTTCAAGTCTATTCCAGATTCTAGCGAATTATTGACAGATAAGTTTTTTGATTTTGTAATATATTACTTAATATCAAATACCAGTGAAGACAGTATTGTTAAAAAGATTAATTTACCAGATGTTGTTAGTCATTTTGAAATTGAAAATGTTAATTTAGAATCTTTAAAAAATTTAAGTCTTAAAGAAAACGATGAAGCACCTCTTAAGGAAAATAAAAACATTAAGAAAAATAGTCCAATTAGTGTTAATTTAATTAGAATAGATAGTAAAAAAATAGATTACATATTAAATCTTGTCAGTGAGGCTGTAATAAGTAAATCATCTTATAATCAAATAAATTCAGAAATGATTGGATTATTTTATAATTTTAATTATTTTTATGAGTATCAAGAAAGTTTTCAGAGAAACTTTTTAATTGATTTAAAGATGGTTTTCAAAGATGCAGGCTTAACAATAGAAGATGAGGTCGAATCACATATTAATTCTTTGATGAATCTTAAAATGGAAAAAACTCTTAATGATATTTCTGAGTTAAGAAATTCTTTTTTTAGGCTTCTTCAAAATTTTAAGATGACCTCTGGTCGATTGTCAAGAATAATTACAGATTTGCATGAGAGTGTTTTAAAAACTAGAATGTTGCCAATATCTAATATATTTTCAAGGTTTACAAGAGTTGTCAGGGATCTTTCAAAGAAATTAAATAAGATTGTTAATCTTAAAATGGAAGGAGAAGAAACTGAGCTTGATAAGTCTGTTATAGATGACCTTGTAGATCCTTTGATGCATTGTGTTAGAAATTCAATGGATCATGGTCTTGAAACAGTTGAAGAGAGAGTTGAAAAAGGAAAGAGCAAAGCAGGTACTATAATTTTGCGTGCTAAAAATGAGGGTAATGTAATCTCAATTGAGATTGAAGATGATGGGATTGGTATAGATCCAAAGGTCATTAGGAGCAAATTAATTGAAAAGGGAACAATAAAAGAAAATACAATTTATTCTGATTTTGAACTTATTAACTTAATTTTTGCTCCTGGGTTTTCAACAGCAGCTCAAGTGACAGATCTTTCAGGTAGAGGGGTTGGTCTTGATGTTGTGAAAAGGAGCATTGAAAAGCTTAATGGAACTATTTTAGTTGAATCGGAAGTTGGCCTTGGAACAATTTTTAAAATTAAACTGCCATTGACGTTAGTTATTATACAAGGTCTTTTAGTAAAGTCTGGGCCTGAGACTTATGTTATTCCTTTGAATAATGTTCTTGAAACTCATAGGATATCCGAGCATGATATAAGATTACTTGAAAATTATCATGAAGTTTATAATTTAAGAGATGAAGTCATTTCTGTTCTCAGACTTGATAAACTTTTTAACATAGCAAAAGATGATTCATTAATAGAAAAATTTTTAATAGTTGTTAATACTAGCAATGTGAAGACAGCAATTGTTGTAGACTCTATTCTTGGCGAGGAAGATTTTGTAGTAAAGCCCATTAAGGATAAATTTTCATCAAGTGTTGGTATAGTTGGGGCTACTACGCTTGGAAATGGTAAGGTTGTATTGATTATTGATGTTTTTAAACTTTTTGATTTACGAAAAGATACTAAGGAGTGA
- a CDS encoding CheR family methyltransferase, producing MQIKEIYFGPKILDDKNHNSKLTNFDFKVVSFELGSDHYLVDIMQVKEIRKSSNFTYVPNAKKYVAGLDNLRGEIIPIIDLRIMFNLEFNKKDLEDIMVLKNEDLLIGVIVDKINNVFSIDSSLIQDPHPVLSQDSLINYIKGVVDYNEKLYILLNLFKIFNYDEEEKLLKPDQNFVGKSNFVSDCDNLDMLENCKRDFSNKVSSKNNDNNENLVVNNTATFNLENIKKNLLKYAFNASLVNDVFLEKVGLKFNMVDTDYLPYDSFLNEFYSKSSGNLWGADCLEEFKNEIVKSRLNFMENLNSIFNVLEIGCGSGKETMALANALSEYYVKPFKLTAIDNDLSKVVETSRLIFSESEIGISEIYRRNSFEQSPGIYKFKSEILSNILFEYSDALFSDLPDNLGMVFLKDVLCFLDSKDQILILNIIASKAIKGALLVLGDNEELENNDVFIKEKSTKYFNLYRKV from the coding sequence GTGCAGATAAAAGAAATTTATTTTGGACCTAAAATTTTAGATGATAAAAATCATAATTCTAAATTAACCAATTTTGATTTTAAAGTTGTTTCTTTTGAGCTTGGATCAGATCATTATTTAGTAGACATTATGCAGGTTAAAGAAATTAGAAAATCTAGTAATTTTACTTATGTTCCAAATGCCAAAAAGTATGTAGCTGGGCTTGATAATTTACGAGGTGAGATAATTCCTATTATAGATCTTAGAATAATGTTTAATTTAGAATTTAATAAAAAAGATCTTGAAGATATTATGGTTTTAAAAAACGAAGACCTTCTTATAGGGGTAATTGTTGATAAAATTAATAATGTTTTTTCAATAGATTCTAGCCTTATTCAAGATCCACACCCAGTTTTGTCTCAGGATTCTTTAATAAACTATATAAAAGGTGTTGTAGATTATAACGAAAAGCTTTATATACTTCTTAATCTTTTTAAGATTTTTAATTATGATGAAGAAGAAAAGTTATTAAAACCTGATCAAAATTTTGTTGGAAAAAGCAACTTTGTAAGCGATTGTGATAATTTAGATATGCTAGAAAATTGTAAGAGGGATTTTTCCAATAAGGTTTCTTCAAAAAATAATGATAACAATGAAAATTTAGTTGTAAATAATACTGCAACTTTTAATTTGGAAAATATTAAAAAAAATCTTTTGAAATATGCGTTTAATGCTTCTTTGGTAAATGATGTGTTTTTGGAAAAAGTTGGATTAAAATTTAATATGGTTGATACTGATTACTTGCCTTACGATAGTTTTTTAAATGAATTTTATTCAAAATCATCAGGAAATTTGTGGGGAGCTGATTGTTTGGAAGAATTTAAAAATGAAATTGTTAAGAGTCGCTTAAATTTTATGGAGAATTTAAATTCTATTTTTAATGTATTGGAGATTGGTTGTGGTAGTGGAAAAGAGACTATGGCTTTAGCCAATGCCTTGTCTGAATATTATGTAAAACCTTTTAAGTTGACAGCTATTGATAATGACTTATCAAAGGTTGTTGAAACTTCTAGGTTGATATTTTCAGAGTCAGAAATTGGCATTAGTGAAATTTATCGTAGGAACTCTTTTGAACAAAGTCCCGGAATTTATAAATTTAAATCAGAAATTTTAAGTAACATTTTGTTTGAATATTCCGATGCTCTTTTTTCAGATTTGCCTGATAATTTGGGAATGGTTTTTTTAAAAGATGTTTTATGTTTCTTAGATAGTAAAGATCAGATTTTAATTTTAAATATCATTGCTTCCAAAGCTATTAAAGGGGCTCTTTTGGTTTTGGGAGATAACGAAGAGCTTGAAAATAATGATGTTTTTATAAAAGAGAAATCCACAAAGTATTTTAACTTGTACAGGAAAGTCTAA
- a CDS encoding ABC transporter permease, translating to MSNVIIFLISETLINSQTLILAGLGGLISEKSGIINIGLEGIMTIGAFSGAAVAYFTNDPLFSIFAGGLAGLVLAILHAVFTIFLKSDQIITGMALNFLGPAIAVFISTLIFSSISTPPIEIKLPILFDGVLNKTSFIFQIFGKRYSVYIAILSVVLFHIVFKYTKIGLRINASGENPEVLESVGVSVNKIRFFCVLLSGFLAGVSGAVLTTVVASSYVQGVTGGQGFIAIVMLIFGKWTPLGVLMGSFLFSFVKTLAIVLVQLPFLSLIMPPKMLVITPYLIIILSLIFFSKRNYAPKFLGIPYKKH from the coding sequence GTGTCAAATGTAATAATATTCTTGATTAGTGAAACTCTAATAAATTCCCAAACCTTAATTTTAGCTGGCCTTGGCGGTCTCATAAGCGAGAAAAGTGGAATTATTAATATTGGACTTGAGGGAATAATGACAATAGGAGCATTTTCAGGAGCTGCGGTTGCATATTTTACAAATGATCCGCTGTTTTCAATTTTTGCTGGTGGGTTAGCAGGGCTTGTGCTTGCTATTTTGCATGCTGTTTTTACAATTTTTTTAAAATCAGATCAAATTATAACTGGAATGGCACTTAATTTTTTAGGACCCGCTATTGCTGTTTTTATAAGTACTTTAATTTTTTCTTCTATTTCAACTCCGCCTATAGAAATAAAGTTGCCGATACTTTTTGATGGAGTTTTAAACAAAACATCTTTTATTTTTCAAATTTTTGGTAAAAGATATTCCGTATACATTGCAATCCTAAGTGTAGTTTTATTTCATATTGTTTTCAAATACACTAAAATTGGGCTTAGAATTAATGCTAGCGGTGAAAATCCAGAGGTATTGGAGTCTGTTGGAGTTAGTGTAAATAAAATTAGGTTTTTTTGTGTTCTTTTGAGCGGTTTTTTGGCAGGAGTTTCAGGCGCTGTTCTTACAACGGTGGTTGCATCAAGTTATGTACAAGGGGTTACAGGCGGACAAGGCTTTATTGCCATCGTAATGTTAATTTTTGGAAAATGGACGCCTTTGGGAGTTTTAATGGGCAGTTTTTTGTTTTCATTTGTAAAAACTTTAGCAATTGTTTTGGTTCAATTACCCTTTCTGTCTTTAATAATGCCTCCCAAGATGTTGGTTATTACTCCATATTTAATTATTATTTTAAGTCTTATATTTTTTTCAAAAAGAAATTATGCGCCTAAGTTCTTAGGAATACCCTATAAAAAGCATTAG
- a CDS encoding chemotaxis protein CheX, with protein MRIDYIEPFLDAASSVLRDMLLVENIEMGKPGLKSINQKIKGVSVIVGLAGSVEGSIIIDMDIETALFVASKLNFEEYDDFDDEETKEMVAATLTEVGNIIAGNFVTTLHAKGFVFDITPPAFIYGENMKISNKGSEALIVPFSLPDGKIIEVNIAIRERV; from the coding sequence ATGAGAATAGATTATATAGAGCCATTTTTGGATGCTGCTTCTTCGGTTTTAAGAGATATGTTGCTTGTTGAGAATATAGAAATGGGCAAACCCGGACTTAAGTCAATAAATCAAAAGATAAAAGGTGTTTCTGTAATAGTAGGGCTTGCTGGGTCTGTTGAGGGTAGTATAATTATTGATATGGATATAGAAACAGCTCTTTTTGTTGCTTCTAAATTAAATTTTGAAGAGTATGATGATTTTGATGATGAGGAAACAAAAGAGATGGTTGCTGCAACTCTAACTGAGGTTGGTAACATTATTGCTGGAAATTTTGTTACTACTTTGCATGCCAAAGGTTTTGTGTTTGATATAACCCCCCCAGCTTTTATTTATGGAGAAAATATGAAAATAAGTAATAAAGGTTCTGAGGCTTTAATTGTTCCTTTTTCTTTGCCTGATGGTAAAATTATAGAAGTTAATATTGCAATAAGGGAGAGGGTTTGA
- a CDS encoding ABC transporter ATP-binding protein, which translates to MKEDVLVLESITKKYGDFVANDNVSIKFKAGEVHAILGENGAGKTTLMKTIYGIHQVDSGRIILKGQEISFKDSSEAIRNGIGMVFQHFMLIPQFTAVQNIILGYENSKFGFLDYKQARRKINSLSEKYGLKIDLEKKVEDLSVGMEQKIEILKVLYRNADIIIFDEPTAVLAPSEVDDFMNILKVLTQEGHTVILITHKIKEIRSIAKKCTIMRLGKVVKTVNIADIDDKDLTRLMIGKEVALRSSKIKFENHFNVLEIKNLSVKDERGVLKVKDVNLDLRNGEILGISGIEGSGQEDLVDAILGLKSIFKGDILKKNSSGSLESLKGLTIKQRIDKKIGNIPSDRQRHGLILEFNVMQNIGLKSFDNSNYLKLKKIHSESNFDLKFNFFNCIKRQFYKIKRQFVGFDLNILKKLSNQLVSYFDIRPRDILNKVKYLSGGNQQKVIVAREISLEPDILLAIQPTRGLDVGAVENIYKRIIEQRDAGRSVLLVSFELDELVNICDRIVVMHDGRIVGILEDNFDIGVIGKMMIGLG; encoded by the coding sequence ATGAAAGAAGATGTACTAGTATTAGAAAGTATTACAAAAAAGTATGGTGATTTTGTTGCCAATGATAATGTTTCTATTAAATTCAAGGCGGGTGAAGTTCACGCTATTCTTGGAGAAAATGGTGCTGGAAAGACTACCCTAATGAAAACTATTTATGGGATTCATCAAGTAGATAGTGGTCGAATTATTTTAAAAGGCCAAGAAATAAGCTTTAAGGATTCAAGTGAGGCTATTCGAAATGGAATTGGAATGGTTTTTCAACATTTTATGTTAATTCCGCAATTTACTGCTGTTCAAAACATTATTTTAGGGTATGAAAATTCAAAATTTGGTTTTCTTGACTACAAACAAGCTAGAAGAAAGATAAATTCTCTTTCGGAAAAGTATGGTTTAAAGATAGATTTAGAAAAAAAGGTTGAAGACTTGAGTGTTGGTATGGAGCAGAAAATAGAGATATTGAAAGTTCTTTATCGAAATGCAGATATTATTATTTTTGATGAACCTACGGCAGTGCTTGCTCCAAGTGAAGTTGATGACTTTATGAATATTTTAAAGGTACTCACTCAAGAAGGTCATACTGTAATACTTATTACTCATAAAATAAAAGAAATTAGATCTATTGCAAAGAAATGTACAATTATGCGTCTTGGGAAGGTTGTAAAAACTGTGAATATTGCTGATATTGATGACAAAGATCTTACAAGATTAATGATAGGAAAAGAGGTTGCACTTCGCTCATCTAAAATTAAATTTGAAAATCATTTTAATGTTCTTGAAATAAAGAATTTAAGCGTTAAAGATGAGCGGGGGGTTTTAAAAGTTAAAGACGTTAATCTTGATCTTAGAAATGGAGAAATTCTTGGAATATCAGGTATTGAGGGGAGTGGTCAGGAGGATTTAGTTGATGCAATTTTGGGCTTGAAAAGTATATTTAAGGGCGATATTTTGAAAAAAAATTCTTCGGGCAGTTTAGAATCTTTAAAAGGTTTAACTATTAAACAAAGAATAGATAAAAAAATTGGAAATATTCCTTCAGACAGACAAAGGCACGGTCTTATTTTAGAATTCAATGTTATGCAAAATATTGGACTTAAAAGTTTTGATAATTCTAATTATTTGAAATTAAAAAAAATTCACTCAGAGAGTAATTTTGATTTAAAATTTAATTTTTTCAATTGTATTAAAAGACAATTTTATAAGATTAAAAGACAATTTGTGGGGTTTGATCTTAATATTTTAAAAAAATTGAGTAATCAACTTGTAAGTTATTTTGATATTAGACCAAGAGATATTTTAAACAAAGTAAAGTATTTATCTGGAGGTAATCAGCAAAAAGTTATTGTTGCTCGTGAGATTAGTTTAGAGCCAGATATTCTTTTAGCCATTCAGCCTACAAGGGGTCTTGATGTTGGAGCTGTTGAAAATATTTACAAAAGAATAATAGAGCAAAGAGATGCTGGTAGATCTGTTTTATTGGTTTCTTTTGAGCTTGATGAGCTTGTTAATATTTGCGACAGGATAGTTGTAATGCATGACGGAAGGATAGTAGGTATTTTAGAGGATAATTTTGATATTGGTGTTATTGGTAAAATGATGATAGGTTTAGGCTAA
- a CDS encoding HAD family hydrolase → MKIKACIFDMDGTLVNSIMDIAFSMNSALLNLGYSQIELSKFNALVGRGFNKFVIDTLKLLSLEYNNPNLQEKLYKEFVKEYNKNLSSQTQPYENIKALLENMNKLNIPIGILSNKNHEELINLVKNIFGNIFFFEIRGYSKKFPPKPDPENALDMILELNVQKKEIAYIGDSDVDMLTALNAGFMPIGVSWGFRSVQELKESGAKHIIHNPLELLDLIK, encoded by the coding sequence ATGAAAATCAAAGCCTGCATTTTTGATATGGATGGAACCCTAGTAAATAGCATTATGGATATTGCATTCTCAATGAATTCTGCTCTTTTAAACTTAGGATACAGTCAAATAGAACTAAGCAAATTCAATGCTCTTGTTGGCAGAGGATTTAATAAGTTTGTAATAGACACTCTAAAGCTATTATCTCTTGAATATAATAACCCTAATTTACAAGAAAAGCTTTACAAAGAATTTGTAAAAGAATACAATAAAAATCTTTCATCCCAAACACAACCATACGAAAACATAAAAGCCCTTCTAGAAAATATGAATAAACTTAACATTCCAATTGGAATTTTAAGCAATAAGAACCACGAAGAATTAATAAATTTGGTAAAAAATATTTTTGGAAATATATTTTTTTTTGAAATCAGAGGTTATTCAAAAAAATTTCCACCAAAGCCAGATCCTGAGAATGCCCTTGATATGATATTAGAATTAAATGTCCAAAAAAAAGAAATTGCATATATTGGAGATAGTGATGTGGACATGCTAACTGCACTAAACGCTGGATTTATGCCAATAGGGGTCTCCTGGGGATTTAGAAGCGTTCAAGAATTAAAAGAAAGCGGAGCAAAACATATAATACACAACCCACTTGAACTATTGGACCTAATAAAATGA
- a CDS encoding response regulator encodes MIQKTTIAADSSSKPRGINYDTGVPFNVLIVDDSVFTVKQLTQIFTSEGFNIIDTAADGEEAVIKYKNHYPNIDIVTLDITMPKMDGITCLSNIMEFDKNARVIMISALGKEQLVKDCLIKGAKTFIVKPLDRAKVLQRVMSVFVK; translated from the coding sequence ATGATCCAAAAGACTACGATTGCCGCAGATTCTTCATCTAAGCCTAGGGGAATCAATTATGATACTGGCGTTCCTTTTAATGTTTTAATTGTTGATGACTCTGTTTTTACTGTAAAGCAGCTTACTCAAATTTTCACATCAGAGGGTTTTAATATTATTGATACGGCAGCTGATGGAGAGGAGGCTGTGATAAAGTACAAGAATCATTATCCAAATATTGATATTGTCACTCTTGATATTACCATGCCCAAAATGGACGGAATAACTTGTCTTTCTAATATTATGGAATTTGACAAAAATGCTAGAGTGATAATGATATCTGCTTTAGGTAAAGAACAATTAGTTAAGGATTGCTTAATAAAAGGGGCAAAAACATTTATTGTTAAACCATTAGATAGGGCAAAGGTTCTTCAAAGAGTAATGTCTGTATTTGTTAAATAA
- a CDS encoding ABC transporter permease gives MKISKNVFSKFMLKFLNSSAFVSVFALLVGFLIVGLVVMGLGHSPFRMYFIILEIIFSSPKHLGYVLSYAAPLIFTGLSIGVSLKAGLFNIGVEGQFILGSIIALIASVLLDLPPILHVITIFIITFLVSGSLGILIGYLKAKFNISEVISGIMFNWILFHLNNLILDFSFIKRDNSDFSKPIKESAYIDFLGSWKLSPEGLAYRSSHPFINELLKAPLHFGIILGIILAILTWFLLNKTIIGFKINATGSNIEASRCMGINVKAVLIFSMFLSAAVAGLAGAIQLMGVNKAIFKLSYMEGIGFNGIAASLMGNNSPIGIIFSSILFSILLYGSSRVQSLMGLPSSIVSLMMGIIVLVISASYFLNKIVLKGVKRVKCNNILD, from the coding sequence ATGAAAATTAGTAAAAATGTATTTAGTAAATTTATGTTGAAGTTTCTAAATTCTTCAGCATTTGTTAGTGTATTTGCTCTTCTTGTTGGGTTTTTAATTGTTGGATTAGTGGTGATGGGGCTTGGTCATTCTCCTTTTAGAATGTATTTTATAATATTAGAAATTATATTTTCTTCTCCTAAACATTTAGGTTATGTTTTAAGTTATGCAGCTCCTTTGATTTTTACAGGGCTTTCTATTGGTGTTTCTTTAAAAGCGGGTCTTTTTAATATTGGGGTTGAAGGTCAGTTTATACTAGGTTCTATTATTGCTTTAATAGCATCAGTTTTGCTTGATTTGCCTCCAATTTTACATGTAATTACTATTTTTATTATCACTTTTTTGGTGTCAGGTAGTTTAGGAATTTTAATTGGATATTTAAAAGCTAAATTCAATATTAGCGAAGTAATTTCAGGAATAATGTTTAATTGGATATTATTCCATTTGAATAATCTAATTTTAGATTTTAGTTTTATTAAAAGAGATAATAGTGATTTTTCAAAACCCATCAAAGAAAGTGCATATATTGATTTTTTAGGCTCTTGGAAGCTTTCACCGGAAGGTCTTGCTTATAGGTCTTCTCATCCTTTTATTAATGAGCTTTTAAAAGCGCCTCTTCATTTTGGAATAATTTTAGGTATAATTTTGGCTATTTTAACATGGTTTTTGCTTAATAAAACTATTATTGGATTTAAAATAAATGCCACAGGAAGTAATATTGAAGCTTCAAGATGTATGGGTATTAATGTAAAGGCTGTGCTGATTTTTTCAATGTTTCTCTCAGCAGCTGTTGCAGGCCTTGCTGGTGCTATTCAACTTATGGGTGTTAATAAAGCTATATTTAAGCTTTCTTATATGGAAGGAATTGGTTTTAATGGGATAGCTGCTTCTCTTATGGGAAACAATTCGCCAATTGGCATAATATTTTCCAGTATTCTTTTTTCTATATTGCTTTATGGAAGCAGCAGGGTTCAAAGTTTAATGGGCCTTCCATCTTCAATTGTGTCTTTGATGATGGGAATAATTGTTCTGGTAATTTCTGCTAGCTATTTTTTAAATAAAATTGTTTTAAAAGGTGTTAAGCGTGTCAAATGTAATAATATTCTTGATTAG